A region from the Melioribacter roseus P3M-2 genome encodes:
- the rho gene encoding transcription termination factor Rho codes for MDISELQSKKIVDLYKIAKEYGLTGYSDLRKQELIFKILEAQSQKDGLTFSKGVLEVLPDGYGFLRSADYNYLPSPDDIYVSPSQIKRFSLRTGDFVSGQVRPPKEGERFFALLRVEAVNGKNPEAIRERTLFDNLTPIYPTKRLKLESAPGEYSMRIVDLIAPIGKGQRGLIVSPPKAGKTILLQKIANSITRNHPEVKIIMLLIDERPEEVTDMQRSVQAEVISSTFDEPAERHVQVANMVIEKAKRMVEAGDDVVILLDSITRLARAHNTVIPHSGRILSGGVDANALHKPKRFFGSARNTEDGGSLTIIATALIDTGSRMDEVIFEEFKGTGNMELVLDRTLADKRIFPAIDINKSGTRKEELLMTEEELNKVWILRKLLSDFDPTEAMEFLMDKMKGTRNNKEFLASMNS; via the coding sequence ATGGACATATCAGAACTTCAATCCAAAAAAATCGTTGACCTCTATAAAATAGCAAAGGAATACGGACTTACCGGTTACAGCGATTTAAGAAAACAGGAATTAATTTTCAAAATTCTCGAAGCCCAATCTCAAAAAGACGGATTAACTTTTTCCAAGGGCGTACTCGAAGTACTGCCCGACGGTTACGGATTCTTGCGTTCGGCGGATTATAACTACTTGCCTTCTCCGGACGATATTTATGTATCGCCTTCTCAAATTAAGAGATTCAGTTTGAGAACGGGAGATTTTGTAAGCGGTCAGGTGAGACCTCCCAAAGAAGGCGAACGATTCTTTGCTCTTTTAAGAGTCGAAGCCGTCAACGGTAAAAATCCCGAAGCTATCAGAGAACGTACGCTCTTCGATAATCTTACTCCCATTTATCCTACCAAGAGATTAAAGCTCGAATCGGCTCCGGGCGAATATTCGATGAGAATTGTCGACCTGATAGCTCCCATTGGAAAGGGACAGAGAGGATTGATTGTATCTCCGCCGAAAGCCGGTAAAACAATCCTGCTCCAAAAAATTGCAAACTCGATTACGAGAAATCATCCCGAAGTAAAAATAATTATGCTTTTGATTGACGAACGCCCGGAAGAAGTTACCGACATGCAACGTTCCGTGCAGGCGGAAGTTATCAGTTCGACTTTCGACGAACCCGCAGAACGTCACGTTCAGGTGGCCAACATGGTAATTGAAAAAGCCAAGAGAATGGTCGAAGCCGGAGACGACGTTGTTATATTGCTCGACAGTATTACTCGTCTGGCTCGCGCTCACAATACTGTTATTCCTCACAGCGGAAGGATTTTGTCGGGCGGCGTCGACGCAAATGCTCTTCATAAACCGAAAAGATTTTTCGGATCTGCCCGAAATACCGAAGACGGAGGCAGCCTTACTATAATCGCAACGGCGCTGATCGACACCGGAAGCAGAATGGACGAAGTTATTTTCGAAGAATTCAAAGGCACCGGTAATATGGAATTGGTTCTCGACCGCACATTAGCCGACAAGAGAATATTCCCCGCTATTGATATTAATAAATCCGGCACGCGTAAAGAAGAATTGCTTATGACCGAAGAGGAACTCAACAAGGTTTGGATACTTCGCAAACTTCTTTCGGATTTCGATCCTACGGAGGCAATGGAATTCCTGATGGATAAAATGAAAGGAACCCGAAATAATAAAGAATTCTTAGCCAGTATGAACAGTTAA
- a CDS encoding bifunctional folylpolyglutamate synthase/dihydrofolate synthase, producing MKSDNDINSILTKLYSMRQFHIKLGLERIEKFLQTLDNPHKKLKVFHIAGSNGKGSTASFIASILMAAGYKTGLYTSPHFVRFNERVQINGNLIEDEFIASFYNKYEKYIIENEITFFEATTAMAFDYFARKDIDYAVIETGLGGRLDATNLVDPLASVITSISLEHTHILGDTVEKIAREKGGIIKEGRPVFVGNVDGAAAEVINGIAKEKKSSIFFLNNFAEKEKDFVNLTLKNQQFHIYKTPLIGYHQLINCALALKTLNETLNINDGLVIDSGIEKVIENTNIQGRYEVISESPKVIFDAAHNPEGIDTFLREFKNEAGNYEKRSVIFAAMKDKEIPDMIKKLGKTFDTLYVTSVGFERSATIEELKNAAERAGINAIPLYEPVELIKDFIMNKKNECLAVLGSIYLLGKLKSKIYQFT from the coding sequence ATGAAATCTGATAACGATATCAATTCAATTCTGACCAAACTCTATTCGATGCGCCAGTTCCATATTAAACTGGGATTGGAACGTATCGAAAAATTTCTCCAGACGCTCGATAATCCTCACAAGAAACTCAAAGTATTTCATATTGCCGGCAGTAACGGGAAAGGAAGCACGGCTTCTTTCATTGCCAGTATTCTAATGGCGGCGGGCTATAAAACGGGACTGTATACTTCTCCTCACTTTGTCCGCTTTAACGAACGAGTCCAGATAAACGGTAATTTGATTGAAGATGAATTTATAGCAAGCTTCTATAACAAGTATGAAAAATATATTATAGAAAACGAGATAACATTTTTTGAAGCTACGACTGCAATGGCGTTTGATTATTTTGCACGAAAGGATATCGACTATGCGGTAATTGAAACGGGATTGGGCGGACGGCTCGACGCCACGAATTTAGTCGATCCTTTGGCGTCGGTAATAACCTCAATCAGCCTGGAACATACTCACATACTCGGAGATACAGTCGAGAAAATTGCCCGCGAGAAGGGCGGCATAATTAAAGAGGGAAGACCTGTTTTTGTTGGGAATGTCGATGGAGCCGCCGCCGAAGTTATAAACGGGATTGCCAAGGAAAAAAAATCTTCAATTTTTTTTCTAAATAATTTTGCAGAAAAAGAAAAAGATTTTGTAAATTTGACATTGAAAAACCAACAATTTCATATTTACAAAACACCGTTAATAGGCTACCATCAACTAATTAATTGCGCTCTTGCATTAAAAACCTTGAACGAAACTCTCAACATTAATGACGGTCTGGTAATCGATTCCGGTATCGAAAAAGTTATTGAAAACACAAATATTCAGGGACGCTACGAAGTAATAAGCGAATCTCCAAAGGTTATCTTCGATGCCGCTCATAACCCCGAAGGGATTGATACTTTTTTACGGGAATTTAAGAATGAAGCCGGCAACTATGAAAAAAGGAGCGTAATCTTTGCCGCTATGAAAGACAAAGAAATACCGGACATGATTAAAAAGCTGGGAAAAACATTCGATACTTTATATGTAACTAGCGTCGGTTTTGAAAGATCCGCGACAATCGAAGAATTGAAAAACGCAGCCGAAAGAGCGGGAATAAACGCAATCCCTCTTTACGAACCCGTTGAATTGATCAAAGATTTTATAATGAATAAGAAAAACGAATGTCTGGCGGTTCTCGGAAGCATCTATTTGCTTGGCAAATTAAAATCGAAAATTTATCAATTTACTTGA
- a CDS encoding dihydroorotate dehydrogenase encodes MIDLSVQIGKLKLKNPVLLASGTVGYGNEIAELTDLSKLGGIVTKSLSLKPRIGNPPQRVCETSSGMLNAIGLANVGVEVFIKEKIPFLKKLNTTIICNIAASSVEEYVECTRILTREEAIAAFEINVSCPNVKDGGLEFGNNLQAVAQITNKVKAVTDKPVIIKLSPNVSRISEFAKAVKDNGGDAVSAINTLVGTAFDIWTKKPKIKNVTGGLSGPAIKPVALAKVLEISRNVEIPIIGIGGIMDWKDAAEFMIAGASAVQIGTVNFINPKAGEEIIDGLIEYCKKMSIGRIADLTASYEI; translated from the coding sequence ATGATCGATTTATCAGTACAAATAGGCAAACTAAAATTAAAAAATCCGGTGCTGCTTGCTTCGGGAACCGTCGGATACGGAAATGAAATTGCCGAGCTGACCGATTTGAGTAAATTGGGAGGAATAGTAACGAAGTCTTTGTCTCTTAAACCGAGAATCGGGAATCCTCCGCAAAGAGTATGCGAGACCTCTTCGGGAATGCTGAATGCCATCGGATTGGCAAACGTAGGGGTTGAAGTATTCATAAAAGAGAAAATTCCTTTTCTTAAAAAATTAAATACAACTATTATTTGTAATATAGCCGCCAGTTCCGTAGAAGAATATGTTGAGTGCACGCGAATTCTAACGCGGGAAGAAGCAATTGCGGCTTTTGAAATTAACGTTTCGTGTCCAAACGTAAAAGACGGCGGACTTGAATTCGGGAATAATTTACAAGCCGTTGCCCAAATTACGAACAAAGTTAAAGCCGTCACAGATAAACCGGTTATTATTAAACTGTCGCCTAACGTGTCGAGAATTTCGGAATTTGCTAAAGCGGTGAAAGACAACGGAGGGGACGCAGTTTCGGCAATAAATACTTTGGTAGGGACGGCATTCGACATCTGGACGAAAAAGCCAAAAATTAAAAACGTCACGGGCGGACTCTCGGGACCCGCCATTAAGCCGGTAGCCCTTGCCAAAGTGCTCGAAATAAGTCGTAACGTGGAAATCCCGATAATCGGAATCGGTGGAATAATGGATTGGAAAGACGCCGCCGAATTTATGATTGCGGGCGCTTCCGCCGTTCAAATCGGCACCGTTAATTTTATCAATCCCAAAGCAGGCGAAGAAATTATCGACGGATTAATTGAATATTGTAAGAAAATGTCGATCGGCAGAATAGCCGATCTAACCGCTTCGTATGAAATCTGA
- a CDS encoding dihydroorotate dehydrogenase electron transfer subunit, which produces MYTELSTVESREKLNGNAYLLKVKAPQIAKSIKPGQFCNIKVSETNYPLLRRPFSVCYAEEDSVYFMFDIQGEGTKMLAEKKPGDRLNILGPLGNGFDTEGDYDTAVLIGGGIGVAPFPLLTEKLEGKEIVTFVGARSADHVIKWGMKNIVTATDDGSEGFNGNVIACFQSEVHKLEKRKIRIFGCGPNPMLKALQKEAINKYDCQLSMESAMACGFGICQGCPIKKSQGEGYYLVCKDGPVFESDKIIIE; this is translated from the coding sequence TTGTATACCGAATTATCAACCGTCGAATCGCGTGAAAAACTCAACGGCAACGCTTATTTGTTAAAAGTAAAAGCTCCGCAGATTGCGAAATCAATCAAGCCGGGGCAGTTTTGCAATATCAAAGTATCGGAAACGAATTATCCTTTGCTGCGGCGTCCTTTCAGCGTTTGCTATGCCGAAGAGGACTCCGTTTACTTTATGTTCGATATCCAAGGCGAAGGCACTAAGATGCTTGCCGAAAAAAAGCCCGGCGATCGGCTGAATATTCTCGGCCCTCTGGGAAACGGATTCGATACAGAAGGCGATTACGATACGGCGGTATTAATCGGCGGAGGTATCGGCGTTGCGCCTTTCCCATTATTGACTGAGAAACTTGAAGGCAAAGAGATCGTTACTTTTGTGGGAGCGAGAAGCGCAGACCATGTTATTAAATGGGGAATGAAAAATATTGTGACGGCTACCGACGACGGCTCCGAAGGCTTCAACGGGAATGTCATTGCATGTTTTCAATCGGAGGTTCACAAATTAGAAAAAAGGAAAATCAGAATTTTCGGGTGCGGTCCGAATCCGATGCTGAAAGCGTTGCAAAAAGAGGCAATAAATAAATACGATTGCCAGCTTTCGATGGAATCCGCAATGGCTTGCGGTTTCGGCATTTGTCAGGGATGCCCTATTAAAAAATCTCAAGGCGAAGGATATTATCTCGTTTGTAAAGACGGACCGGTATTCGAATCCGACAAAATAATTATTGAATAA
- the rpiB gene encoding ribose 5-phosphate isomerase B → MKRLITEKDILDLIKSGKSSLYVGGSYIITPAARDLILQKKIEILSDNSQSLSPKKSFEKIAVGSDHTGVKVKKIIVEFLKDKYSIEDVGAFSEESVDYPDIALKVANKVKSGEADCGILIDATGIPSAIAANKVPGIRAATCYNEFSARSSREHNNANIIALGARALGEETIKSIVGVWLESEFLGERHQRRLDKITAIENSFLKK, encoded by the coding sequence ATGAAACGACTCATTACTGAGAAAGACATTCTGGATTTAATAAAATCCGGCAAAAGCAGTCTGTATGTCGGCGGGAGTTATATTATCACTCCCGCTGCCAGGGATTTGATTCTGCAGAAAAAAATCGAAATCTTATCCGACAACAGTCAATCTTTATCGCCAAAAAAATCTTTCGAAAAAATTGCCGTCGGATCCGATCACACCGGCGTGAAAGTCAAAAAGATAATTGTGGAATTTCTTAAAGATAAATATTCGATTGAGGATGTAGGGGCTTTCAGCGAAGAATCGGTCGATTATCCCGATATAGCTCTGAAAGTTGCAAATAAAGTTAAATCGGGGGAAGCCGATTGCGGTATTTTAATCGACGCCACCGGAATTCCTTCTGCAATTGCCGCCAATAAGGTTCCTGGTATAAGGGCCGCTACCTGTTATAACGAGTTCTCAGCGCGCAGCTCGCGAGAGCATAATAATGCAAATATAATTGCGTTGGGAGCCAGAGCGCTCGGCGAGGAAACCATTAAGTCGATTGTGGGCGTATGGCTCGAATCGGAATTCCTGGGAGAACGACACCAAAGGCGGTTGGATAAAATTACAGCTATCGAAAATTCGTTTCTGAAAAAATAA
- a CDS encoding mannose-1-phosphate guanylyltransferase has product MNLYAVIMAGGVGSRFWPRSKERKPKQLLRIFGENTMIQDTVNRLDGLVKNENIYVITNKIQKMRVVEQLPQIPQENIIDEPFGKNTAACIGLASILIKQRDPEAVTLILPSDHLIKDDDAFRKCLSTGADFAYKNKGLVTIGIKPTRPETGYGYIQFDEKEVSPDIYKVLTFAEKPNLSTAKRFIESGDFLWNAGIFVWRVDTILEEIKTYLPDLYEGLLEIEKAIGSNDFAKQLTYVYGQLKSISIDYGVMEKSKNVYLTKAEFYWNDVGSWEAVYEISEKDEDGNVLIGDIFSEYSYNSYVFSPKKFTALIGAENLIVINTKDALLVCSRDKAQNVRDVVDYLKMNKRSELL; this is encoded by the coding sequence ATGAATTTATACGCTGTAATAATGGCTGGTGGTGTCGGTTCACGTTTCTGGCCCAGAAGCAAAGAAAGAAAGCCGAAACAGTTACTAAGAATTTTCGGTGAAAACACTATGATCCAGGATACTGTGAACCGGCTCGACGGTTTGGTGAAAAACGAAAATATTTATGTAATTACCAACAAGATTCAGAAAATGAGGGTTGTGGAACAACTGCCGCAAATTCCACAGGAAAATATTATCGACGAACCGTTCGGTAAGAATACGGCAGCTTGTATAGGACTCGCCTCAATCCTGATTAAACAGAGGGATCCTGAAGCCGTAACGTTGATTCTGCCTTCCGATCATTTAATTAAAGACGACGATGCCTTCAGAAAATGTCTTTCTACAGGAGCGGACTTTGCTTATAAGAACAAAGGACTTGTAACCATCGGCATTAAACCGACGCGCCCGGAAACCGGTTACGGATATATCCAGTTCGACGAGAAAGAAGTAAGCCCGGACATTTATAAAGTGTTGACGTTTGCGGAGAAACCGAATCTCTCCACCGCAAAGAGATTTATCGAAAGCGGCGACTTCCTCTGGAATGCTGGCATATTTGTATGGCGCGTCGATACTATTCTTGAAGAAATAAAGACTTACTTACCCGACCTGTATGAGGGCCTGCTCGAAATCGAAAAAGCAATCGGCTCGAATGATTTTGCTAAGCAGTTGACTTACGTTTATGGACAACTGAAAAGCATTTCTATCGATTACGGCGTAATGGAAAAATCCAAAAATGTTTACCTTACAAAAGCGGAATTTTATTGGAACGACGTCGGCAGCTGGGAAGCTGTGTATGAAATCTCTGAAAAGGACGAAGACGGCAATGTGTTGATAGGGGATATTTTTTCGGAGTATTCGTACAATTCTTATGTCTTTTCTCCTAAAAAGTTCACAGCCCTTATCGGCGCGGAAAATCTGATAGTTATCAATACAAAAGACGCATTGTTGGTTTGCAGCAGAGACAAAGCGCAAAACGTAAGGGATGTCGTCGATTACCTTAAAATGAATAAAAGGTCCGAACTTTTATGA
- a CDS encoding heavy metal-binding domain-containing protein → MLITTTNTIEGKKIVKYLGIVSGEAIMGANIIKDIFAGIRDIVGGRSATYEKELRNAKDLALNEMAQDAAMMGANAVIAVDLDYETVGQAGSMLMVSASGTAVVVED, encoded by the coding sequence ATGCTAATAACCACAACCAACACTATCGAGGGGAAAAAAATCGTAAAATATCTCGGAATAGTAAGCGGCGAAGCCATAATGGGCGCAAACATCATCAAAGACATTTTTGCCGGAATACGAGATATCGTCGGAGGCAGATCCGCCACTTACGAAAAAGAATTGCGTAACGCCAAAGACCTTGCTCTAAATGAAATGGCGCAGGATGCCGCTATGATGGGAGCCAACGCTGTTATTGCCGTAGATCTGGATTACGAAACCGTGGGACAAGCCGGCAGTATGTTGATGGTTTCGGCAAGCGGCACCGCCGTTGTAGTAGAAGACTAA
- a CDS encoding anion transporter, translating to MAYVQFVSLIIILITLYGIAVGRIPKFRMNRASIALVGAAALLMAGAIDSVEAYRAIDMDTIVLLFSMMIINGNLRLSGFFKILSYKIVNFARTPFQLLTLIIFSSGILSAFFLNDTIVIVYTPLVIEVVRSLKRNPIPYLIAVALSANIGSAMTIIGNPQNMIIGIASGISFADYMVYQIIPSASGLLVALIILRFIYKKEFHRTVFDQIETGEVKPYKPLLIKSSISTILMVALFFGGMEIPIAAFACASLLLVTRRLKPARVFKEIDWSLLVFFSALFVVTKSIETSGLSYYLSKTINPYLTESVLSFSLATVFLSNLISNVPAVLLLKPVIPVMPNPEQSWLILGMASTFAGNLTLIGSVANLIVAETAKKDNITITFVEYLKSGIIVTVITVAIGIIWFTLIF from the coding sequence TTGGCTTATGTTCAGTTTGTCAGTCTGATAATAATTCTGATTACGCTATACGGAATTGCAGTCGGAAGGATTCCGAAATTCAGAATGAACAGAGCTTCGATTGCGCTTGTGGGTGCGGCTGCGCTGCTTATGGCAGGCGCGATCGATTCCGTCGAGGCTTATCGCGCTATCGACATGGATACGATTGTTTTGCTCTTTTCAATGATGATTATCAACGGAAATCTGAGGCTTAGCGGCTTTTTTAAAATCTTGTCTTATAAGATTGTTAATTTTGCGCGGACGCCTTTTCAACTTCTGACTCTGATAATTTTTTCATCCGGTATATTATCCGCTTTCTTCCTGAACGATACAATCGTGATTGTTTATACGCCATTGGTCATAGAGGTCGTAAGGTCTCTTAAAAGGAATCCGATACCGTATTTAATAGCGGTTGCGCTCTCCGCAAATATCGGCTCGGCGATGACGATTATAGGAAATCCGCAAAATATGATAATCGGTATTGCTTCGGGCATCTCTTTCGCGGATTATATGGTTTATCAGATAATACCATCGGCATCCGGATTGTTGGTAGCGCTGATTATATTGAGATTTATTTATAAAAAAGAATTTCACCGAACGGTCTTCGATCAGATAGAGACAGGGGAAGTTAAACCTTACAAGCCGCTGTTAATAAAAAGTTCAATATCGACTATCCTGATGGTCGCTTTGTTTTTCGGAGGGATGGAAATTCCGATTGCCGCTTTTGCGTGCGCATCTCTATTGCTTGTCACAAGGCGTTTGAAGCCTGCCAGAGTATTCAAAGAAATTGATTGGTCGTTGCTTGTGTTTTTTTCAGCTCTTTTTGTGGTGACAAAATCGATTGAGACTTCCGGATTAAGTTATTATCTGTCGAAGACAATAAATCCTTATCTGACGGAAAGTGTCTTATCGTTTTCATTGGCAACGGTATTTCTTAGCAATCTTATCTCGAATGTGCCTGCTGTCCTGCTGTTGAAGCCGGTAATACCGGTAATGCCAAATCCGGAACAATCGTGGCTTATACTCGGGATGGCGTCAACATTTGCCGGTAATTTAACGCTTATCGGCTCGGTGGCAAATCTTATAGTGGCTGAGACCGCCAAAAAAGACAATATTACCATTACTTTCGTCGAGTATTTAAAATCCGGAATTATTGTTACTGTAATTACTGTAGCAATCGGAATTATCTGGTTTACGTTAATATTTTAG